A single region of the Tigriopus californicus strain San Diego chromosome 8, Tcal_SD_v2.1, whole genome shotgun sequence genome encodes:
- the LOC131885807 gene encoding centrosomal protein of 290 kDa-like, translated as MPPRDGQGSEGPGLSPAHWDWIRSVSENESGSLEQTEDADKLWPLIQDVDEGQIDEEHLRWIFKASRRLLGHQKNVLLRKEKESKKKSREMEKRIKQLEKRSAGEIDEDTALEDLRRTEEDLRSAEREIQDLERTVGLERVEKDDLEAKVKRVKDENQELKREIVGLKEAVGSISAVNDSEVDDREDAQRAKILEDEIRLKNKHIHQLIQDIEETEKEMGLYQDKVVELKDQLTNATKEINGMANAYNQTQEMAQGFNDLVESLQSENNRLRTLLEEYHGEKKQWEMKETEIKDELEKRVEESMKILEEKEATIEELTARLNQKQGKRPSVDFNGEEDQPKNASILSRALLEREEQIEKLKDELSRAAGDLAMSSEIISKLKGPKDNQVDPLEQMLLQVRGELHQAEERISELVEDVKDAQETAQDKTEELMDIVAKMRAYERGEYGLEQALDEIKAFKRQLKLRDKQIRELTHMTNELQHKSGQINEENQDLREQLGLGPRSSSSKTDEDDQAKPLEYRAPPYKALMQVMQKDIERLEEERIQLKCENRKLARQLGHKAADLMLDPDDLKAVQDYATALRQRRFGLESNLEDVLKTRQEVMDAQRDVDSYKDKINGLEHDALEMRNKFENLMEENDNLRRSLQEVLESIRTQDAQSDVKIQSESLEQVIAILDARHLWGNYHPAMGLKAKIERLEGMNTELRDQLRKARIDEDKALIQVQKMTLLHDDMTERLEQLESRGVCLLEDIGQKASLESRRKSISALSPTGSLFSGGVAPELAGKLNSQLLQVLHQLNTKEELIKSLEDDVGKISRQMGVAKHQMGLLYEEYHDKKTEWAKERKDQANKIALLEESLESAKVRTEEYDRQLQVIKLGGPDSVSKMADTARSVILLKSNEAIMIRRYKAMEESEDIHRKECTRLREDMVKAENAIIERVGLLQRYKDMASFKIEALQRQLAESVPSAHLDAANREFADVTAKYRDLLQKQKDQTMHERHNQELQLKISHLISDKERFGQELQSTKEKILSLDSVVKTLSCEGNPQGIEHQIESLSNQLVTLEMKEMNERQKAQHADAQMKLAKSQAHELEKRLEMVEAKFSEVTRSNMELQRTERELRDQIVTSIPVDQFNQLKKKTESLEASENELKIERDKLREVAEIARNQIQLFETKKIGENLELEALRHEVIDLQTQTDEKVLIGKLHRQIIALQMKENEFLLRNKTLEGKISRLESQLFRLNKRADEKEDLAIQVRSQAQIRAKTLCKVIQDLRRQFSGSIPLSKQEKITKIILEMNEEKTKLHSLLKSAENKANEAEITAEELNVKLEGVDELLATLKRGAKTNQILDWKQRMEELRLRDLRSRRCADQWKEEVEFLANTNRSQSIKIEQMEEEIVRLENQMEQRQLDWESQEVELEALDNAFDTKNRRQSIVDGADSNGTPNPDLPLAKQLEHSMSSMRRYQQVVEDYKGKLGESRKTVEEVQRKLRDTESQVNAKDRIINDLRLQVPASVDRALAVASVSGSSGLSNSLNQDYESKQALNIAQSIVTSLRARLEQKEETLTRYENLLKQTREDSASDLKRRLGEITTLQISIRNQTQAFNELKKASMLNASLSVNQPSSSVIGQQSSRINELEDEIKELQASLTDLANQLVSARSDGDKHQRIANTRLKELEEMKENAAIEKQMLKHSAKQDADQLRSELNVFKQENLMLKDDISNLKEAQAKAPSAIMKSLVEKLRNDLAEKEKKQKSMARAITDLKQELLDAAGEGPSSLSDRSKAPENTEIYLLKKKLDEFTIKNEKMHKQISEMRSKETSLQNQIKVLKEELARKSTALQKLKEAKGSDGGGPGKVRFKSPEKESEELRLKIRSLEDRLKAMNQAEKPLEDAKGDDRALKNIEEVTRWDERKKWEHKVEQVKKKLAVSEDELSKLNKANSSLKEIISRLEREKLTLESKAKAAAKASPDKSKLSLLEKENQTLKEKITKLKHQELMNEQQGLETMKLRNKFLQERIESQERKISALALTKKAGGSSAVLMKEIEKIQDREKECQKQRLKLEEDNLKMKLKLEELSTPRLREAKEKLATLLLQQSEHKEVKEPLEQIRDLLGSAQVKEDKKIVKNQNTKEMKALLGEVEKLKAINEQLLGKITERDEKIGILQNSQKHPPQKLEVVKDEDKLINMEYVRQIEADLKRKSDLLSEVKVLLKNAADRERRQLSDLENLKLRMKLILETDPKTPSEILAKELRQTRLTVDRLQCEKRELEHQLQSSKST; from the exons ATGCCCCCTAGGGACGGTCAAGGCTCCGAGGGTCCTGGCCTCTCCCCAGCCCATTGGGATTGGATTAGGAGCGTTTCGGAGAATGAATCCGGATCATTGGAGCAAACGGAAGACGCGGACAAGCTTTGGCCTCTGATCCAGGATGTGGATGAAGGTCAAATTGATGAGGAACATCTCCGATGGATTTTCAAGGCCTCGCGAAGGCTCCTAGGTCACCAAAAGAATGTCTTGCTccggaaagagaaagagagcaagaAGAAATCCCGAGAAATGGAGAAACGCATCAAACAACTCGAAAAACGATCTGCGGGCGAAATCGACGAGGACACGGCCTTGGAG gATTTGAGACGCACAGAAGAGGATTTGAGGAGTGCCGAGCGAGAGATCCAAGATTTGGAACGAACGGTGGGTTTGGAACGggtggaaaaagatgatttggAGGCCAAGGTCAAACGGGTCAAGGATGAGAATCAGGAGCTGAAACGTGAAATTGTTGGGCTCAAAGAGGCCGTGGGTTCCATCAGTGCCGTCAACGATTCTGAAGTGGACGATAGAGAGGATGCACAGCGGGCTAAAATCCTCGAGGACGAGATTCGATTGAAGAACAAGCATATTCATCAACTCATCCAAGATATCGAAGAG ACGGAGAAAGAGATGGGATTGTACCAGGACAAAGTGGTGGAGTTGAAGGATCAATTGACGAATGCCACCAAGGAGATTAATGGAATGGCCAATGCCTACAATCAAACTCAGGAGATGGCCCAAGGGTTCAACGATTTGGTGGAGAGTCTTCAATCTGAAAATAATCGTCTGCGGACTTTGTTGGAAGAGTATCATGGAGAGAAGAAACAATGGGAGATGAAAGAAACCGAGATCAAGGACGAG TTGGAGAAACGTGTGGAAGAGTCGATGAAGATTCTGGAAGAGAAAGAAGCCACCATTGAGGAATTGACTGCCAGATTGAATCAAAAGCAGGGCAAGCGACCATCAGTGGATTTTAATGGCGAAGAAGATCAACCGAAAAACGCTTCGATTCTATCCAGGGCTCTTTTGGAGCGTGAAGAGCAAATCGAAAAGCTCAAGGACGAACTAAGCCGAGCTGCTGG GGACCTGGCCATGAGCTCCGAGATCATCTCAAAGTTGAAAGGGCCAAAAGATAATCAGGTCGATCCCTTGGAACAAATGTTGTTACAAGTCCGGGGCGAATTGCATCAAGCTGAGGAGCGAATTTCAGAACTCGTGGAAGATGTCAAGGATGCCCAAGAAACCGCCCAAGATAAAACTGAAGAACTCATGGACATTGTGGCCAAAATGAGAGCCTACGAAAGAG GCGAGTACGGACTAGAGCAAGCTTTGGATGAGATCAAGGCCTTTAAAAGACAACTCAAATTGAGGGACAAGCAAATACGGGAACTCACTCACATGACCAATGAGTTGCAACATAAATCCGGGCAAAttaatgaagaaaatcaagacTTGCGTGAACAACTTGGACTCGGTCCACGGTCATCGTCGTCAAAAACTGACGAGGATGATCAGGCCAAACCCTTGGAATATCGAGCTCCACCTTACAAAGCTCTCATGCAG GTCATGCaaaaagacattgaaaggCTCGAGGAGGAAAGAATCCAATTGAAATGCGAGAACCGCAAGCTAGCCCGGCAATTAGGCCACAAAGCCGCGGATTTGATGCTGGATCCGGATGACTTGAAAGCTGTACAAGATTATGCCACAGCTTTGAGGCAAAGACGATTCGGTCTCGAGTCAAACTTGGAAGACGTTCTCAAGACTAGGCA AGAGGTAATGGATGCTCAACGAGACGTGGATTCGTATAAAGACAAGATCAATGGGTTGGAGCATGATGCCCTTGAAATGCGTAACAAGTTCGAGAACCTCATGGAGGAGAATGACAACTTGAGACGATCTCTCCAAGAGGTCTTGGAATCCATACGAACCCAAGACGCTCAAAGTGACGTGAAGATTCAATCCGAATCTTTGGAGCAAGTCATTGCCATTTTGGATGCCCGACACTTGTGGGGAAATTACCATCCAGCTATGggattgaaggcaaaaatcgaGCGATTAGAGGGCATGAACACGG AACTACGGGATCAACTAAGGAAGGCCAGAATCGATGAAGACAAAGCATTGATCCAAGTTCAAAAGATGACACTCTTGCATGATGATATGACGGAACGTCTGGAGCAATTGGAATCTAGAGGGGTTTGTCTACTGGAAGATATTGGTCAAAAAGCATCCTTGGAAAGCCGTCGGAAATCCATTTCGGCCTTGTCTCCAACCGGTTCACTGTTTTCAGGAGGTGTTGCACCAGAATTGGCTGGCAAACTCAATAGCCAATTGCTTCAA GTTTTGCATCAACTGAACACTAAAGAAGAATTGATTAAAAGTCTGGAGGACGATGTGGGAAAAATATCTCGACAAATGGGCGTGGCCAAGCATCAGATGGGTCTATTATACGAGGAATATCATGACAAGAAAACAGAATGGGCCAAAGAACGAAAAGACCAAGCGAACAAAATTGCTCTTCTTGAGGAGTCATTAGAGAGCGCCAAAGTCAGGACGGAAGAATATGACCGTCAGCTCCAAGTTATCAAATTGG GTGGTCCAGATTCTGTTTCAAAGATGGCAGACACTGCTCGTAGCGTAATACTGCTTAAATCCAACGAAGCCATCATGATTCGTCGATACAAGGCCATGGAGGAAAGCGAGGATATCCATCGTAAAGAGTGCACTCGTCTACGTGAAGACATGGTGAAGGCTGAAAATGCCATTATTGAGCGAGTTGGCTTACTCCAAAG GTATAAGGACATGGCCTCGTTCAAGATCGAAGCCCTTCAACGGCAGTTAGCCGAGTCCGTGCCTTCGGCACATTTAGATGCAGCCAATCGAGAATTTGCAGATGTGACTGCCAAGTATCGAGATTTGTTGCAGAAGCAAAAAGATCAAACGATGCATGAGAGGCATAATCAAGAGCtgcaattgaaaatttctCACCTGATCTCCGACAAAGAACGGTTTGGGCAAGAGCTTCAATCtacaaaagaaaagattcTCTCACTGGATTCGGTGGTCAAAACGTTATCCTGCGAAGGAAATCCACAAGGTATTGAGCACCAAATTGAGAGCTTGAGCAACCAA CTTGTTACCTTGGAAATGAAGGAGATGAATGAAAGGCAAAAGGCACAACATGCTGATGCTCAAATGAAGCTGGCCAAAAGCCAGGCTCATGAATTGGAAAAACGATTGGAGATGGTAGAAGCCAAGTTCTCTGAGGTTACAAGATCCAATATGGAACTCCAGAGAACTGAACGAGAGTTGCGAGATCAAATCGTCACCAGTATCCCAGTGGACCAATTTAATCAGCTTAAAAAAAAGACGGAG TCGTTAGAGGCCTCggaaaatgaattgaagatTGAGAGGGACAAATTGCGGGAGGTCGCCGAAATTGCCCGAAATCAAATCCAGCTTTTTGAAACGAAGAAAATTGGAGAAAATTTGGAACTGGAGGCGCTAAGGCATGAAGTTATCGATCTTCAGACTCAAACCGACGAGAAAGTTCTCATTGGGAAGCTTCACCGCCAGATAATTGctcttcaaatgaaagaaaacgagTTCCTCTTGAGAAATAAGACCTTGGAGGGCAAAATTTCACGATTAGAAAGTCAATTATTTCGCCTAAATAAGAGGGCAGATGAGAAAGAAGACCTCGCCATTCAAGTCCGATCTCAAGCTCAAATTAGAGCCAAAACTTTGTGTAAGGTAATCCAGGATCTTCGGAGACAATTCAGTGGTAGTATTCCCTTGTCCAAGCAAGAGAAAATCACGaaaatcatcttggaaatGAACGAAGAAAAGACCAAACTTCACTCTCTACTGAAATCGGCCGAAAACAAGGCCAATGAGGCAGAAATAACAGCAGAGGAACTCAATGTGAAACTAGAGGGCGTTGATGAGCTACTTGCCACTTTGAAACGAGGCGCCAAAACCAACCAAATCCTTGATTGGAAGCAGAGAATGGAAGAATTGCGGCTCCGTGATTTGCGATCCAGAAGATGTGCTGATCAATGGAAAGAAGAAGTAGAGTTTCTGGCAAATACCAATCGCAGCCAATCCATCAAAATCGaacaaatggaagaagaaattgTGCGCTTAGAGAATCAAATGGAGCAACGGCAGTTGGACTGGGAGTCCCAAGAAGTGGAACTTGAAGCCCTAGATAATGCGTTTGACACCAAGAACCGCAGACAATCCATCGTGGATGGCGCTGATTCTAACGGCACACCCAATCCAGACCTACCCTTAGCAAAACAACTGGAACACTCCATGAGTTCCATGAGACGATACCAACAAGTGGTGGAGGATTATAAAGGGAAATTGGGAGAGTCTCGAAAAACCGTCGAGGAGGTGCAAAGAAAACTCAGAGATACTGAGTCGCAAGTGAACGCCAAAGATCGCATCATCAACGATCTGCGGCTACAAGTACCCGCTTCAGTAGACCGAGCTTTGGCGGTCGCGTCAGTTTCTGGATCCTCGGGATTGAGTAATTCACTGAACCAAGACTACGAATCTAAGCAAGCGCTAAATATAGCTCAATCAATTGTGACCAGTTTACGAGCTCGTTTGGAGCAAAAAGAAGAGACTCTTACCCGATATGAAAATCTCTTGAAACAGACCCGTGAAGACTCTGCGTCAGACTTGAAGCGGAGATTAGGTGAGATCACCACACTTCAGATCTCGATCCGAAATCAGACGCAAGCTTTCAATGAGCTCAAGAAGGCTTCAATGCTCAATGCCTCTTTGAGTGTCAATCAGCCTTCTTCATCAGTGATTGGTCAACAATCAAGTCGAATCAATGAACTGGAAGATGAGATCAAAGAACTGCAAGCTTCCCTAACAGATCTGGCCAATCAATTGGTGAGTGCTCGAAGTGATGGAGATAAGCACCAACGCATCGCCAATACGAGGCTGAAGGAATTAGAAGAGATGAAGGAAAACGCCGCAATTGAGAAACAAATGTTAAAGCATTCCGCCAAACAAGATGCTGACCAATTGAGGAGTGagttgaatgtgttcaaacaGGAAAACCTTATGCTGAAGGATGACATTTCCAATTTAAAAGAGGCTCAAGCCAAGGCACCTTCTGCTATAATGAAGTCTCTGGTGGAGAAATTGCGAAATGATCTGgccgaaaaagaaaagaagcaaaagtcCATGGCTCGAGCCATCACGGATTTGAAGCAAGAACTCCTAGATGCTGCTGGTGAAGGTCCGTCATCTTTAAGTGACCGCTCCAAAGCCCCAGAAAATACTGAGATctatcttttgaaaaagaagttggacgaattcacaatcaaaaatgagaaaatgcaCAAGCAGATCTCTGAAATGAGAAGCAAAGAGACATCccttcaaaaccaaatcaaggTCCTGAAAGAGGAATTGGCCAGGAAGTCCACTGCCTTACAGAAACTTAAGGAAGCCAAAGGTAGTGATGGGGGTGGTCCGGGTAAAGTAAGATTCAAGTCTCCAGAGAAAGAAAGTGAGGAACTTCGTTTGAAGATTCGCTCCTTAGAAGACCGTTTGAAGGCCATGAACCAAGCTGAAAAGCCCCTAGAAGATGCTAAAGGTGACGATCGCGCTCtgaaaaacattgaagaagTGACTCGATGGGACGAGAGGAAGAAATGGGAACACAAAGTGGAGCAAGTCAAGAAGAAACTGGCAGTATCTGAGGACGAGTTATCAAAACTTAACAAGGCCAATAGTTCTCTGAAAGAAATCATCTCCAGATTGGAGCGGGAGAAATTGACTTTGGAGAGCAAGGCCAAAGCTGCAGCCAAGGCCAGTCCAGACAAATCGAAGCTGAGTCTTttggagaaagaaaatcagaccttgaaagaaaaaatcacCAAGTTGAAGCATCAAGAACTGATGAATGAACAACAAGGGCTTGAAACCATGAAGCTGAGGAACAAATTCTTACAAGAACGTATTGAATCCCAAGAACGCAAAATCAGTGCTTTAGCATTGACTAAAAAAGCCGGTGGGTCTTCAGCTGTTCTGATGAAGGAAATCGAAAAAATCCAAGACCGAGAAAAAGAGTGTCAAAAACAAAGACTGAAGTTGGAAGAAGACAATCTAAAGATGAAGCTGAAACTGGAGGAGTTAAGTACGCCAAGGTTACGCGAGGCCAAGGAGAAGCTTGCGACTCTTTTACTTCAACAATCCGAGCATAAAGAGGTCAAGGAACCATTGGAGCAGATCCGAGACTTACTCGGCAGTGCTCAAGTGAAGGAGGATAAGAAAATTGTCAAGAACCAAAACACGAAAGAGATGAAAGCCCTGCTTGGCGaggttgaaaaattgaaagccatCAACGAACAACTATTGGGCAAGATCACAGAGAGGGAtgaaaaaattggcattttacAAAACTCCCAGAAGCACCCTCCTCAGAAGCTAGAAGTTGTCAAGGATGAGGATAAACTCATTAACATGGAATATGTTCGTCAAATAGAAGCAGACCTGAAGAGGAAATCTGACCTCCTGAGTGAGGTGAAggtgttattgaaaaatgcgGCTGACCGTGAAAGAAGGCAACTTTCAGATTTGGAGAATCTCAAACTAAGAATGAAGCTCATCCTTGAAACAGATCCCAAAACACCAAGCGAAATCCTGGCCAAAGAGCTCCGACAGACGCGTCTCACAGTTGATCGACTTCAATGTGAAAAGAGAGAGTTGGAACATCAACTCCAAAGTTCAAAATCCACTTAG